The Falco naumanni isolate bFalNau1 chromosome 1, bFalNau1.pat, whole genome shotgun sequence genome window below encodes:
- the TLCD2 gene encoding TLC domain-containing protein 2 isoform X1, with translation MPMALSPGLLLVAGSFAAFRLLNRGLERLVPPPPSARRNRWKWRNIWTSLAHSVLSGGGALAGFCLHPGLSEDLVGTHPPGAHSLVAVSVGYFLEDFVDMLCNQKLHQSWELLFHHSVVIVCFGIAVLLHQYVGFALVALLVEINSIFLHLRQILLMANLVHTTCYRLNSIINLGTYVVFRIATLAWMTHWLFLNRENVPPATYAVGTVGMAIMTPMNIILFYRLLRSDFFKSSRDVQREKEQ, from the exons ATGCCCATGGCTCTCAgcccggggctgctgctggtggccgGTTCCTTCGCTGCCTTCCGCCTGCTGAACCGGGGGCTGGAGCGGCTagtgccgccgccgccctcggCCCGGCGCAACCGCTGGAAGTGGCGAAACATCTGGACGTCGCTGGCGCACAGCGTGCTCAGCGGTGGCGGGGCGCTGGCCGG GTTCTGCCTCCACCCTGGGCTGTCCGAGGACCTGGTGGGCACGCACCCGCCTGGGGCGCACAGCCTGGTCGCTGTCTCTGTAG GTTATTTCCTTGAAGACTTTGTGGACATGTTGTGCAATCAGAAACTTCACCAGTCCTGGGAACTGCTCTTCCATCACTCTGTG gtGATAGTCTGCTTCGGtattgcagtgctgctgcatcaGTATGTAGGGTTTGCCCTCGTGGCTTTACTGGTGGAGATTAACTCCATCTTCCTCCACCTGCGGCAGATCCTGCTCATGGCCAACCTGGTGCACACCACCTGCTACCGCCTCAACAGCATCATCAACCTGGGCACCTACGTGGTATTTCGCATCGCCACGCTGGCCTGGATGACTCACTGGCTCTTCCTCAATCGAGAGAATGTGCCCCCAGCAACTTACGCTGTAGGCACAGTGGGCATGGCAATCATGACACCCATGAACATCATCCTCTTCTACCGCCTGCTGCGCAGTGACTTCTTCAAGTCCAGCCGGGATGTGCAGCGGGAGAAGGAGCAATAG
- the TLCD2 gene encoding TLC domain-containing protein 2 isoform X2 → MPMALSPGLLLVAGSFAAFRLLNRGLERLVPPPPSARRNRWKWRNIWTSLAHSVLSGGGALAGFCLHPGLSEDLVGTHPPGAHSLVAVSVGYFLEDFVDMLCNQKLHQSWELLFHHSVILLMANLVHTTCYRLNSIINLGTYVVFRIATLAWMTHWLFLNRENVPPATYAVGTVGMAIMTPMNIILFYRLLRSDFFKSSRDVQREKEQ, encoded by the exons ATGCCCATGGCTCTCAgcccggggctgctgctggtggccgGTTCCTTCGCTGCCTTCCGCCTGCTGAACCGGGGGCTGGAGCGGCTagtgccgccgccgccctcggCCCGGCGCAACCGCTGGAAGTGGCGAAACATCTGGACGTCGCTGGCGCACAGCGTGCTCAGCGGTGGCGGGGCGCTGGCCGG GTTCTGCCTCCACCCTGGGCTGTCCGAGGACCTGGTGGGCACGCACCCGCCTGGGGCGCACAGCCTGGTCGCTGTCTCTGTAG GTTATTTCCTTGAAGACTTTGTGGACATGTTGTGCAATCAGAAACTTCACCAGTCCTGGGAACTGCTCTTCCATCACTCTGTG ATCCTGCTCATGGCCAACCTGGTGCACACCACCTGCTACCGCCTCAACAGCATCATCAACCTGGGCACCTACGTGGTATTTCGCATCGCCACGCTGGCCTGGATGACTCACTGGCTCTTCCTCAATCGAGAGAATGTGCCCCCAGCAACTTACGCTGTAGGCACAGTGGGCATGGCAATCATGACACCCATGAACATCATCCTCTTCTACCGCCTGCTGCGCAGTGACTTCTTCAAGTCCAGCCGGGATGTGCAGCGGGAGAAGGAGCAATAG